The Deltaproteobacteria bacterium genome window below encodes:
- a CDS encoding sigma-70 family RNA polymerase sigma factor: MSAATLETRVAAALGAGDIDRAATLTIRELGPEVLGFLRVAAGDAGVANEAFSQFSINVWRGLPGLGEAAALRAWCYVIARRSLSQLRRKERHAVRMSTAGLAAVVEEVRTATPAFLQTAVRAEVAALRAELDEDDRMLLTLRVDRGLPWRELAQVFAEDDEAIGSSSALDRQAAALRKRYERIKRRIRALAEARGIVDVDA; this comes from the coding sequence GTGTCGGCTGCAACCCTCGAGACGCGGGTGGCCGCGGCGCTCGGCGCTGGCGACATCGATCGCGCCGCGACCCTGACGATCCGCGAACTCGGTCCCGAGGTGCTGGGGTTCCTGCGGGTCGCGGCGGGCGACGCGGGCGTCGCCAACGAGGCCTTCTCGCAGTTCTCGATCAACGTCTGGCGGGGCTTGCCGGGCCTCGGTGAAGCAGCTGCGCTGCGGGCGTGGTGCTACGTGATCGCGCGTCGGTCGCTGTCCCAGCTGCGACGCAAGGAACGACACGCGGTGCGGATGAGCACCGCGGGGCTGGCCGCGGTGGTGGAGGAGGTCCGCACGGCCACGCCCGCCTTCCTGCAGACGGCGGTGCGGGCCGAGGTTGCAGCGCTGCGCGCCGAGCTCGACGAAGACGATCGCATGCTGCTGACGCTGCGGGTCGATCGCGGGCTGCCGTGGCGCGAGCTGGCGCAGGTCTTCGCCGAGGACGACGAGGCGATCGGCTCGTCGTCGGCGCTCGATCGCCAGGCGGCGGCGTTGCGCAAGCGCTACGAGCGGATCAAACGACGCATCCGTGCACTCGCCGAGGCCCGCGGCATCGTCGACGTCGACGCGTGA
- a CDS encoding protein kinase, translating to MSEISSTRPVADAPGDRITTDSLVRALAAAPSARALPLAPGSVIDEVYEVRGEIGRGGMGVVYEAYDRDLERVVAVKLHLGEGHPGVLARMRAEARAMARVVHPNVLAVHGVGLWQGRLYIAMEFAPGGSLRRWLGHRRDRDAVLEVMLAAARGLAAAHDAGVVHRDFKPDNVLLDGSGQAKVADFGLARAGDRELQGERVRGEITQAGAGTPAYMAPEQVQGGVADARTDQFAYCVALHEALVGVRPFEPHPRERFVARVEAWSRGEAGPTRTLGAELLAVLRRGLAVRPEQRFDDMHALVHALVHAARAPARRRARRRTAVVGLAGTAVAAVSWSWWPAPDHDDPCATAGDAFTRSWSGDRSAQQEQAFDGLGLPYGRETWDRVRAGLDAYAEAGEAASREVCASDDVASSAAAAACLASGQRALSRLLARFDAPDDDVVRHAVAWVHGLPSLRACRDPALLLLWTPPPDDPASRAELESIEEAIHDVQARVGASEPVTDAEIDALVARATALGHGATTAWALRTQADVRERQGDIPGSIATLRRAFDVAIAGRARREATLAALAIVAMHARYDVDSARVHEWLATARELEVALDDAKIRAALAANEAIDAASRGDQKGAREGFERALTQLRLADPDEPKLGAMSSNLGRLLLRQGDVAGARTAFGDADRQLRRVLGDHHPEVARVMIAYAEADLFASEPAPAREKLRAAERMLAGAAIDKVERWNLVDRLANAEGQLGDAARALEYGREAAELARAIYPAGHDLRVGATANLAVHLRDAGAVDEAERLLRAELEGVADDDAAYAHLRSILADVLITRGDFDDAIREAELAVAANRDAEWASRARYILGDAQRAAGRDRDAIASYEQGFAVHVPGQWRQAYWGKRIDHAALLLATGSRRDEAIATLREAYGFFGAPERADDTREAQVLALLRAEGVSLPAVDDGRAAVP from the coding sequence ATGTCCGAGATCTCGAGCACGCGGCCCGTGGCGGATGCGCCGGGCGATCGCATCACCACGGACTCGTTGGTGCGCGCGCTGGCAGCCGCCCCGAGTGCTCGCGCGCTGCCGCTTGCGCCGGGCAGCGTCATCGACGAGGTCTACGAGGTCCGCGGCGAGATCGGTCGCGGCGGCATGGGCGTGGTCTACGAGGCCTACGACCGCGACCTCGAGCGCGTGGTCGCGGTGAAGCTGCACCTGGGCGAGGGCCATCCCGGCGTGCTCGCCCGCATGCGCGCCGAGGCGCGGGCGATGGCGCGGGTGGTCCACCCCAACGTGCTCGCGGTCCACGGCGTCGGGCTGTGGCAGGGGCGGCTGTACATCGCGATGGAGTTCGCGCCCGGTGGTTCGCTGCGCCGCTGGCTGGGCCATCGCCGCGATCGCGACGCGGTGCTCGAGGTGATGCTCGCGGCGGCGCGAGGGCTGGCGGCGGCCCACGACGCCGGCGTGGTGCACCGCGACTTCAAGCCCGACAACGTGCTGCTCGATGGGAGCGGCCAGGCCAAGGTCGCGGACTTCGGGCTCGCGCGCGCCGGTGATCGCGAGCTGCAGGGCGAGCGCGTCCGCGGCGAGATCACGCAGGCCGGCGCAGGCACGCCGGCGTACATGGCCCCGGAGCAGGTGCAGGGCGGCGTGGCCGATGCGCGCACCGATCAGTTCGCGTACTGCGTGGCGCTGCACGAGGCGCTGGTCGGCGTGCGGCCGTTCGAGCCTCACCCGCGCGAGCGCTTCGTGGCGCGCGTCGAAGCCTGGTCGCGCGGCGAAGCGGGGCCGACGCGAACGCTCGGCGCCGAGCTGCTGGCGGTGCTGCGTCGCGGCCTGGCGGTGCGGCCCGAGCAGCGCTTCGACGACATGCACGCGCTCGTGCACGCGCTCGTGCACGCCGCGCGGGCGCCCGCGCGACGCCGCGCGCGACGTCGCACCGCGGTCGTGGGGCTCGCTGGTACTGCGGTGGCCGCGGTGTCGTGGTCGTGGTGGCCCGCGCCGGACCACGACGACCCTTGCGCGACCGCGGGCGACGCGTTCACGCGCAGCTGGAGCGGCGATCGCAGCGCGCAGCAGGAGCAGGCCTTCGACGGGCTCGGCCTGCCGTACGGGCGCGAGACCTGGGATCGCGTCCGTGCCGGGCTCGATGCCTACGCCGAGGCCGGGGAGGCCGCGTCGCGCGAGGTGTGTGCGAGCGACGACGTCGCGTCGTCGGCCGCGGCCGCGGCCTGCCTGGCGTCGGGGCAGCGCGCGCTGTCGCGACTGCTCGCGCGCTTCGACGCGCCCGACGACGACGTCGTTCGGCACGCGGTCGCGTGGGTCCACGGCCTGCCGTCGCTGCGGGCGTGTCGCGATCCCGCGTTGTTGTTGCTGTGGACACCGCCGCCCGACGATCCTGCGTCGCGGGCGGAGCTCGAGTCGATCGAGGAGGCCATCCACGACGTGCAGGCCCGCGTGGGCGCGAGCGAGCCCGTGACCGACGCGGAGATCGACGCACTGGTCGCACGGGCGACCGCGCTCGGCCACGGCGCGACCACGGCATGGGCCCTGCGCACGCAGGCCGACGTGCGCGAGCGCCAGGGCGACATCCCCGGATCGATTGCCACGCTGCGGCGGGCGTTCGACGTCGCGATCGCCGGGCGTGCGCGACGGGAGGCGACCCTCGCCGCGCTCGCGATCGTAGCGATGCATGCCCGCTACGACGTCGACAGCGCGCGGGTGCACGAGTGGCTCGCGACCGCACGCGAACTCGAGGTCGCGCTCGACGACGCCAAGATCCGCGCTGCGCTGGCGGCCAACGAGGCCATCGACGCCGCGAGTCGCGGCGATCAGAAAGGCGCGCGCGAAGGCTTCGAGCGCGCACTGACGCAGCTGCGGCTCGCCGATCCCGACGAGCCCAAGCTCGGCGCGATGTCGTCCAACCTCGGACGGCTTCTCCTGCGCCAGGGCGACGTCGCAGGCGCGCGCACGGCCTTCGGCGACGCCGATCGACAGCTACGTCGGGTGCTCGGCGATCATCACCCGGAGGTCGCGCGCGTGATGATCGCCTACGCCGAGGCCGATCTCTTCGCTTCGGAGCCCGCGCCCGCGCGCGAGAAGCTGCGGGCGGCCGAGCGCATGTTGGCGGGCGCCGCGATCGACAAGGTCGAGCGCTGGAACCTGGTCGATCGCCTCGCCAACGCCGAGGGCCAGCTCGGTGATGCCGCGCGCGCGCTCGAGTATGGTCGCGAGGCCGCCGAGCTCGCACGCGCGATCTACCCGGCTGGCCACGATCTGCGCGTCGGCGCCACCGCGAATCTCGCGGTGCACCTGCGCGACGCTGGCGCGGTGGACGAGGCCGAGCGGCTGCTGCGGGCCGAGCTCGAGGGGGTCGCCGACGACGATGCTGCGTACGCTCACCTTCGCAGCATCCTCGCGGACGTGTTGATCACACGCGGCGATTTCGACGACGCGATCCGAGAGGCCGAGCTCGCGGTCGCGGCCAACCGCGACGCCGAGTGGGCCAGCCGCGCGCGCTACATCCTCGGCGATGCCCAGCGCGCGGCCGGCCGCGACCGCGACGCGATCGCGAGCTATGAGCAGGGCTTCGCGGTGCACGTGCCCGGCCAGTGGCGGCAGGCCTACTGGGGGAAGCGCATCGATCACGCGGCGCTGCTGCTCGCGACCGGCTCGCGCCGCGACGAGGCGATCGCGACCCTGCGCGAGGCATACGGGTTCTTCGGTGCGCCCGAGCGCGCCGACGACACCCGCGAAGCCCAGGTGCTCGCGTTACTGCGTGCCGAGGGCGTGTCGCTGCCCGCGGTCGACGATGGGCGCGCGGCCGTGCCATGA
- a CDS encoding 30S ribosomal protein S1 — protein MTELMMEENFAELFAAHTEAGGDIREGSIVKGVVVDIIGDFAVVDVGLKAEGQIPLREFREEDDPEDAPPRVKVGDEVEVLLETAEDQNGLVVLSKEKARKRKVWDEISKAVDMDGLVAGSIQARVKGGLAVMLQGGVKAFLPGSQVDLRPVRNLDAFIGQEYQFKIIKFNKKRGNIVLSRRVLLEAERAELKEETLNRLQEGQIVEGVVKNLTDYGAFIDLGGIDGLLHITDMSWGRVNHPSELFQVGDKVQVKVLKFNTDSERVSLGLKQITPDPWINAEDKYIPGTVVQGKVVSIKDYGAFIELEEGIEGLVHVSEMSWTRQVKNPKQFLKIGDEVKAVVLDIDVSQNRISLGMKQLEENPYEKVVETYPPGTVVQGVIRNIADFGVFVELEPGIDGLVHITDLSWTQRVRHPSELYKKGDEVKAMVLNIDNSGEKPKISLGIKQLQQDPWDRIPYDYPIGKIIEVKILKLAEFGAFAELEPGIEGLIHISEITDERIEDPGQVLEPNQTYRAEVIQMDAQERRIGLSIKSAKRQDELADAQGFANASQAGATLGDVMAKKLGGKEEDGRPSRRR, from the coding sequence ATGACCGAACTGATGATGGAAGAAAATTTTGCCGAGCTCTTCGCCGCCCATACCGAGGCGGGCGGGGACATCCGCGAGGGCTCGATCGTCAAGGGTGTGGTGGTGGACATCATCGGCGACTTCGCCGTGGTGGACGTCGGCCTCAAGGCCGAAGGTCAGATCCCACTGCGCGAGTTCCGTGAGGAGGACGATCCCGAAGACGCACCACCGCGCGTGAAGGTGGGCGACGAGGTCGAGGTCCTGCTCGAGACCGCGGAAGATCAAAACGGGCTGGTGGTGCTCTCGAAGGAGAAGGCCCGCAAGCGCAAGGTCTGGGACGAGATCAGCAAGGCCGTCGACATGGACGGCCTGGTGGCGGGCTCGATCCAGGCGCGCGTCAAGGGTGGCCTGGCCGTCATGCTGCAGGGCGGCGTGAAGGCGTTCCTGCCGGGTTCGCAGGTCGATCTGCGACCGGTGCGGAACCTCGATGCCTTCATCGGGCAGGAGTACCAATTCAAGATCATCAAGTTCAACAAGAAGCGCGGCAACATCGTGCTGTCGCGTCGTGTGCTGCTCGAGGCCGAGCGCGCCGAGTTGAAGGAAGAGACCCTCAACCGCCTGCAGGAGGGCCAGATCGTCGAGGGCGTGGTCAAGAACCTCACCGACTACGGTGCGTTCATCGACCTCGGCGGCATCGACGGCCTGCTGCACATCACCGACATGAGCTGGGGCCGGGTCAACCACCCGAGCGAGCTCTTCCAGGTCGGTGACAAGGTCCAGGTCAAGGTCCTCAAGTTCAACACCGACAGCGAGCGCGTCAGCTTGGGCCTCAAGCAGATCACGCCCGACCCGTGGATCAACGCCGAGGACAAGTACATCCCGGGCACCGTCGTGCAGGGCAAGGTGGTCTCCATCAAGGACTACGGCGCCTTCATCGAGCTCGAGGAGGGCATCGAGGGCCTCGTGCACGTCTCCGAGATGTCGTGGACGCGTCAGGTCAAGAACCCGAAGCAGTTCCTCAAGATCGGCGACGAGGTCAAGGCCGTGGTGCTCGACATCGACGTGTCGCAGAACCGCATCAGCCTCGGCATGAAGCAGCTCGAGGAGAACCCGTACGAGAAGGTCGTCGAGACCTACCCGCCGGGCACCGTGGTGCAGGGCGTCATCCGCAACATCGCCGACTTCGGCGTGTTCGTGGAACTCGAGCCCGGCATCGATGGCCTCGTGCACATCACCGACCTCTCGTGGACGCAGCGCGTCCGTCACCCCAGCGAGCTCTACAAGAAGGGTGACGAGGTCAAGGCGATGGTGCTCAACATCGACAACAGCGGTGAGAAGCCGAAGATCAGCCTCGGCATCAAGCAGCTGCAGCAGGACCCGTGGGACCGCATCCCGTACGACTACCCGATCGGCAAGATCATCGAGGTCAAGATCCTCAAGCTCGCCGAGTTCGGTGCGTTCGCGGAGCTCGAGCCCGGTATCGAGGGTCTGATCCACATCAGCGAGATCACCGATGAGCGCATCGAGGATCCCGGTCAGGTGCTGGAGCCCAACCAGACCTACCGTGCCGAGGTGATCCAGATGGACGCGCAGGAGCGTCGCATCGGCCTGTCGATCAAGAGCGCCAAGCGCCAGGACGAGCTGGCCGACGCGCAGGGCTTCGCCAACGCCTCGCAGGCGGGTGCGACGCTCGGCGACGTCATGGCGAAGAAGCTCGGCGGCAAGGAAGAAGACGGCCGCCCCTCGCGCCGCCGGTAG
- a CDS encoding (d)CMP kinase, whose product MTQPDDAGRLVVIDGPAGAGKTSVAQRVARALGLPLLDTGAIYRTLALVARRRGVSWDDAQSLAALAQGLPIRFGELPPPGQPQPVAWGDEDVTAAIRAPDISQGASKVSAHAPVRAALLEIQRELGRRGCVAEGRDMGTVVFPYARHKFFLTADLGTRARRRHAELVAKGGEVPALAEVEREVAERDARDSERAAAPLKQADDAVLLDSSRLGVDAVVETILAAVRRGG is encoded by the coding sequence ATGACGCAGCCCGACGACGCCGGACGCTTGGTGGTGATCGATGGCCCCGCGGGTGCCGGGAAGACCTCGGTCGCGCAGCGGGTGGCCCGTGCGCTGGGGCTGCCCCTGCTCGACACCGGCGCGATCTACCGCACCCTCGCGCTGGTCGCCCGTCGCCGCGGCGTGTCGTGGGACGACGCGCAATCGCTGGCCGCGCTCGCGCAGGGCTTGCCGATCCGCTTCGGCGAGCTACCGCCGCCGGGGCAGCCGCAGCCGGTCGCGTGGGGCGACGAAGACGTCACCGCCGCGATCCGAGCGCCCGACATCTCGCAGGGCGCATCGAAGGTCTCGGCGCACGCGCCGGTGCGCGCGGCGTTGCTCGAGATCCAGCGCGAGCTCGGCCGTCGCGGCTGCGTCGCCGAGGGGCGCGACATGGGCACCGTGGTGTTCCCGTACGCACGGCACAAGTTCTTCCTCACCGCCGACCTCGGCACGCGGGCGCGTCGTCGCCACGCCGAGCTCGTCGCCAAGGGCGGCGAGGTGCCGGCACTCGCGGAGGTCGAGCGCGAGGTTGCCGAGCGCGACGCGCGGGACAGCGAGCGCGCCGCGGCGCCGCTCAAGCAGGCCGACGACGCGGTGCTGCTCGACAGTTCGCGCCTGGGCGTCGACGCGGTGGTCGAGACCATCCTCGCTGCGGTCCGCCGCGGCGGCTGA
- a CDS encoding DUF4266 domain-containing protein, translated as MGARRERARAGRRARTRVALAVLTWGLAGCVSVKASQREYLSKPEMTPAADAHEDVWHSHIEAARHGAMGGHGGAGGGCGCG; from the coding sequence ATGGGCGCACGTCGCGAGCGCGCGCGTGCCGGTCGACGCGCACGCACGCGCGTGGCGTTGGCGGTGTTGACGTGGGGTCTGGCGGGCTGCGTGAGCGTGAAGGCTTCGCAGCGTGAGTACCTCAGCAAGCCCGAGATGACGCCCGCCGCCGATGCGCACGAGGACGTGTGGCACTCCCACATCGAGGCCGCGCGCCACGGCGCGATGGGCGGTCACGGTGGTGCGGGCGGCGGCTGCGGTTGCGGATGA
- a CDS encoding DUF3570 domain-containing protein has protein sequence MRARSTTPRWLRALTWALWLVTLWLARPGAAQAENRATMRGQYYREKSTRVLQPMVQLSADAPDERFTLGAGYLLDAISSASIGSGASQVTGGDKVFHEIRHELTTTVGSKLGEWQLGGFFRYSTETDYASRAAGVSVGRDFLQRNINLTASYAVNIDRVYRIVNNIDVRQPWCGGAIAPQDCRAKGTGIGSNFLQVHLFGVDYSHTLHKTVLAGFHVNVAHQVGPQDNPYREGFLGGIEETHPHVRNRVVLTPSVRWMIPQARLVIEPFYAFYTDDWGMRAHSPELRVHARVARHLVLRARYRYYKQTAAFFWRADGQYVDGDAQCTRDAPQNCATADVKVMPWDSHTPGLQLTWEFDGIARHKGLHWLEGGYLEATYNHAFQNNRYGNARIGNLALSLAF, from the coding sequence GTGCGGGCTCGAAGCACGACTCCCCGCTGGCTGCGCGCGCTGACGTGGGCGCTGTGGCTCGTCACGCTGTGGCTGGCGCGCCCGGGCGCGGCACAGGCCGAGAACCGCGCGACCATGCGCGGGCAGTACTACCGCGAGAAGTCGACCCGCGTGCTGCAGCCGATGGTGCAGCTCAGCGCCGACGCGCCCGACGAACGCTTCACGCTCGGCGCCGGCTACCTGCTCGACGCGATCAGCTCGGCCTCGATCGGCTCGGGCGCATCGCAGGTGACCGGCGGCGACAAGGTCTTCCACGAGATCCGCCACGAGCTCACCACCACGGTCGGCTCCAAGCTCGGCGAGTGGCAGCTGGGCGGCTTCTTCCGCTACTCCACCGAGACCGACTACGCCAGCCGTGCCGCCGGCGTGTCGGTCGGACGCGACTTCCTGCAGCGCAACATCAACCTCACCGCCTCGTACGCCGTCAACATCGACCGCGTCTACCGCATCGTCAACAACATCGACGTGCGACAGCCGTGGTGCGGCGGTGCGATCGCGCCGCAGGACTGCCGCGCCAAGGGCACCGGCATCGGCAGCAACTTCCTGCAGGTGCACCTGTTCGGCGTCGACTACTCGCACACCCTGCACAAGACCGTGCTCGCGGGCTTCCACGTGAACGTCGCGCACCAGGTCGGGCCGCAGGACAACCCCTACCGCGAGGGCTTCCTGGGCGGCATCGAGGAGACCCATCCGCACGTGCGCAACCGCGTCGTGCTGACCCCGAGCGTGCGATGGATGATCCCGCAGGCGCGCCTGGTGATCGAGCCGTTCTACGCCTTCTACACCGACGACTGGGGCATGCGCGCGCACAGCCCCGAGCTCCGCGTGCACGCACGGGTCGCCCGGCACCTGGTGCTGCGCGCCCGCTATCGCTACTACAAGCAGACCGCCGCGTTCTTCTGGCGCGCCGACGGGCAGTACGTCGACGGCGACGCGCAGTGCACCCGCGACGCGCCGCAGAACTGCGCCACCGCCGACGTGAAGGTGATGCCGTGGGACTCGCACACGCCGGGCCTGCAGCTGACCTGGGAGTTCGACGGCATCGCCCGGCACAAGGGCCTGCACTGGCTCGAGGGCGGCTACCTCGAGGCCACCTACAACCACGCGTTCCAGAACAACCGCTATGGCAACGCCCGCATCGGCAACCTCGCGCTGTCGCTGGCGTTCTGA
- a CDS encoding YfhL family 4Fe-4S dicluster ferredoxin, with translation MATHITDECINCGACEPECPNEAISEGDDKYVIDPNLCTECVGFHDYEACQAVCPVECCIPDPGRRESEDDLYDRAQKIHPDKTWPSIADLPPGQSRFRKSK, from the coding sequence ATGGCCACGCATATCACCGACGAGTGCATCAACTGCGGCGCTTGCGAGCCAGAGTGCCCGAACGAGGCCATCTCCGAGGGCGACGACAAGTACGTGATCGATCCCAACCTCTGCACCGAGTGCGTGGGCTTCCACGACTACGAGGCGTGCCAGGCGGTGTGTCCGGTCGAGTGCTGCATCCCCGACCCCGGTCGGCGCGAGAGCGAAGACGATCTGTACGACCGCGCGCAGAAGATCCACCCCGACAAGACCTGGCCGTCGATCGCCGATCTGCCGCCGGGCCAGTCGCGCTTCCGCAAGAGCAAGTGA